A region of the Sminthopsis crassicaudata isolate SCR6 chromosome 6, ASM4859323v1, whole genome shotgun sequence genome:
CCCAAGGAAAAGAGGGGCAGCTGAGTGAGGAGCGGGGCGGGGGAAGCTGGGGGGCCAGGGCGCACTGCGGAGAGGAGGGCTACTAGCTGGGGGAGAGCTGCCTGGCCTTCCTTCCCTCGCACTGGTGTGGGCTGAGGGGCTGCAGGAGCCCCTGGCCCAGACCCCGGCCCCCTGCCCTGCCCCACCGGCCCTCTGCTGCCTCAGTCCTGCTTGCCGAGCCCCATCCGGCACCTTCTACGGGATCCCGGCCCTGAAGCTTGGCAAAGGGCAGGGGAGaaatccctccccccccccactggcTGGCCCAACAACAGGACTGGGAGATGAGAGCCCCCCAAGAGCCAGGGGCCTGCACCCTCTACAGTCTGCTCCGGCTCCCGGGCTCCGTCCTAAGGTCCCGGGTCTAACGGAGACCCTGACCCCTCACCCCGTGGCCGTCTCTGCCAGAGCCATTCTAGCCAGAGCGAGGGAACCTCTTCCCAGCAGCTGCTGTGCACGGCGGGTCTGGAACTCACCTCTCTGGTCCCGGGGAAGGTTAGGATTAGGCAGCTCTAGTCTCATCCAGGTCCCGCCCAGGTCCCGTCACTCAGCTCCCCCTCCAGTATCCACCAACTGGGACATCTAGCCCCCTCGCTCTCGGCCACCCGGGACCTCCGAACAATCTAGCGCTAGGTAATGCTCCTGAGTTCTAGAACCCACCTTTGTGTGATGGAGACAAGGCCCTCCTGGGGAGAGTTCCTGGCACCGGGGGACTCCAGAGGGAGGGCCCGGGCAGGCCGTGCCTCTGCCCTCCGAGGGCCAGCCTCCCTCTTGGCAATTTCTCGCCGCTCCTAGGGCTCCggtagaaggaagaaggagggccGAGTTTAGGGAgagcactggggggggggggggaaggtgaaAGTCCAGGCTTAGCCTGGCCAGCCCAGCCCAGGCCAGCCCAGTCCAGTCCAGCTTAGTCCAGCCAGCCCAGCCCAGTCCGACTTAGTCCAGCCAGCCCAGCCAAGCCAGGCCCAGCCCAACCCAGGCCAAACCAGCCCAGTCCGACTTAGTCTAGCCAGCCCAGCCCGGGCCAGCCCAGTCCAGTCCAGCTTAGTCCAGCCAGCCCAGCCAAGCCAGGCCAAACCAGCCCAGTCCGACTTAGTCCAGCCCAGTCCGACTTAGTCTAGCCAGCCCAGCCAAGCCaggcccagcccagcccaggccAGCCCAGCCCAGTCCGACTTAGTCCAGCCAGCCCAGCCAAGCCaggcccagcccagcccaggccAGCCCAGTCCGGTCCAGCTTAGTCCAGCCAGCCCAGCCAAGCCaggcccagcccagcccagtccGACTTGGTCCAGCCCAGCCCAGTCCGACTTAGTCCAGCCAGCCCAGCCAAGCCAGGCCCAGCCCAACCCAGGCCAAACCAGCCCAGTCCGACTTAGTCTAGCCAGCCCAGCCCGGGCCAGCCCAGTCCAGTCCAGCTTAGTCCAGCCAGCCCAGCCAAGCCAGGCCAAACCAGCCCAGTCCGACTTAGTCCAGCCCAGTCCGACTTAGTCTAGCCAGCCCAGCCAAGCCaggcccagcccagcccaggccAGCCCAGCCCAGTCCGACTTAGTCCAGCCAGCCCAGCCAAGCCaggcccagcccagcccaggccAGCCCAGTCCGGTCCAGCTTAGTCCAGCCAGCCCAGCCAAGCCaggcccagcccagcccagtccGACTTGGTCCAGCCCAGCCCAGTCCGACTTAGTCCAGCCAGCCCAGCCAAGCCaggcccagcccagcccaggccAGCCCAGTCCGGTCCAGCTTAGTCCagccagcccagcccagcccaggccAGCCCAGCCCAGTCCGACTTGGTCCAGCCAGCCCAGGCCAGGCCAGCTCAGAATGGCTTTAGGGGCAAAGAGAGTGGCTGAGGAGTTAGGCattaagagggagaagaaagtgcCAGGGCCCAAGCCTGGGTGGGGGAAAGCTGGCAGCCTCCAGGCGGTTGTGACGTCTCCACTCTTTGTCTGGGCCGGGCAGCCTCCCCCTTCAGGCTGCCCCCAGGGACCACTAAACACCTGTTTTGGCCCTCCAGCCCCTTGGACTGTGGACCCCACACTCTGTTCCCCAGCTGGGCCCCTGCCTCCAGGCTGGAAAATCCAAGTACCTCTGACCTTACCCAGGCCTTCCTTAAAGAGAGTGTTAGCCAGCTAGGGGCAGGAGGGTCAGTGAGGCTGGGCTCTCTGCCCAGGACCCCAGGTTGGAGGGCTAGCAGCTGCTGTCTTAGACTAGCCTGACCCCGGATCCTAGATCCCAGATCCCGGATCCCAGATTCCAGATCCTGGATCCCAGATTCCAGATCCCGGATCCCAGATCCTGGATCCCAGATCCCAGATCCTAGGCCACAGCTCTCCAGGTGCTTTGGCTGCCTAACGCCTCCTGTGGGAGGTCTCTCCTGGGCTCCCGATGGCTCCTTGGACTTGGGAGGCCTCGCTCCTCCCCCTCCAGGATCTGTCGGTCTCTGCTTTGGTTTCCCCTTGTGGGTCAGCAGCCCCTCCTCGGCTCTGATCCTGGAGCTCGGGGACAGCTTCCATTCTCCTGGTGACCTTTCCAATGGATGGTTCTCCTTTTTCAGGGAAGGGGGAATGGAGGGAGCCGAGACTGCTCAGAATGTGCCGGGATTCCCAGAGCGAGTGGGGCTGGGAGCTCAGAGGCTTCCGGGTCTAGGGCCCGGGCCCAGGAGCCTCAAGGCTTCAGTTCTCCCCTTGGGCCTGGCCCATAGGCCCTCGGGCCGAGCACCTGCTTCCCTGAATCATCCCAGCGCCCAGGAGTTTGCCTTAAGACCAACGGGAAAGAGCAGCTGGCTCAGGCTTATTCTCTGCTGGGGGAAGTGGGGGGCCAGGGCAGCAGCCCATTCCCTTGGCGCAGTGCCCGTCTGTGCCCCGGCCCCCCAGCTTTTCAGATAGCTAAAGGGCTGGAGGGGAAGATTTTAGAGTAGATGCCTtggagaggaggaggagctgCTATTCAAGAGGATGAGGGGCTTCCCACCCTCCCCTCCGTTCTCTTCCTTTGGGGCTTTAGGGGagccccctttctccctcccgcCCAGGCCCCTCACTTCCATAGAGAGGTTGAACAGAAGGGACACAAGCTGAGAATAGCCCGCTGAGACTTTATTGGCAAAGTGGTTTGGGACAGATTTGTCTGCAGGGCACCGGGGCAGGTGGGAGGGCACCCCAGAAAGGCTGGAGGGGCAGGGAGGCCGGGCagaggctgggggggaggggggcagggaggctggggggaggggggcttcaATGTGTGCTTGGTCTTCTGGAGCTCTCCTATGCATCGCCCCCACGAGAGTCTAAAACAGACACCTGAAAAAAATGTGGGGGTTGAGGGGGGCAGGTACCACCCAAACCTGCAGGGGCGGGCTCCAGGAGGGCCACGACAAACTGAGCCTGACAGTCTCAGATCTGACTGGTGTGCTCTTTGGTGGGAAGTGGCTGGAAGCCAGGGAGCCTCAGAGGCAGGGGCCTGGGCCCTGGGGAGTGGCCAGCCTGGGCTTTGGGGCCTGGGGAGGGGCCAGCCTGGGCCTTGGGGACTGGGGAGGGGCCAGCCTGGGCCTTGGGGCCTGGGGAGGGGCCAGCCTGGGCCTTGGGGCCTGGGTCATAGGGTCCCAAGGAAGCCGTGAACCACACTAAGGATCTGGGGCAGAGAGGACTCCTACCAGCAGCTTGACCAGTTCCGCCTTGTTCATGGGGGCCAGGTTATCGATGCAGGATTTGAGCTCCGACATGGCGGCCTTGGTGGCGGGATTGATGTCGTAGGGGGCCAGCGGCCCCTCATACAGGTCCTCCAGAGACCCGGCCAGCAGCGTCTGGAGGAACTCCAGGAAAAACTCGTTGTCCGAAGAATCCCCCAgagctgggggaggaaggggggtgAGAGTCTGCCTTGGGCCCCACGCCTGCCCTCTTGGATCCTTTGGGTCCCCCGACTTCAGGGACGCCATGACGGGGGGTGAGGGGACGGACAGCTAGAAAACCGGCCCTCCCAGCGCTCGCGGGGACATCTGCCTCGCCCTCCTGCCCCCCGCTCTCGGCCCCGCCAGGGGAGACGCTCACCCAGAGACCAGCAGAGTGCAAgagacagcagcagcagcagcatggcGGCGGGCCCCTTCATGGTGCAGAGAGCGGCCCTGGATGTCGCACCCAGCTGCGCCCTCACCTGCCCCGGGCTCCGGAACTGGGAGTTCCAGCTGGCTTGGTCCCTGGGCTTTATGCAGGTGGCCCTGCCCGCCCCTCCCTGCCCCACAGGGCTCTGGTGACAGGGGATTATTCTGTGGTTTGGCCAAAGCACTCCTGGGCCGGTGGGGGGGGTAGGGAAAGGGACTGGGGAGCCCTTGGGACTGCTCAGCCTCGGCAGGATCCCGGGCCCCGGGGGTGAGATCCCGGGGACGGGGGACAGGCGGACCCTGGTACCCTGGCCAGTCCTGTGGGCCGAGCGCTGGGCCTGCCAGCAGCGGGGGGTTAGAAGGGCCAGCAGGAGGCTGGGCTTCTAAATGGGATGGTGCGTCCCCGGGTTGGGGCTGAGAGGCTCCGGCTTTGGGCCAGAGGGTCCTGCCCGCTGCCCTTCGGCCTCCAGCTTTCCTGAGGAGGGACGCCCCCACAAGCATGAAGTAGTGACTCCCAAGGCAAAGTCTCACGGGCAAAGCACCAGGAACAAACCCGGCCGAAATGACTCGCTCGGCCCACGTCTGTCAAGTGCTCCCTTCGTCCGAGTCTCTAGGGACTGGCGGGAAACCCCAAAAAGGAAAGTTTTCATTGGCTGGCCAGAGATTACAGGGACAGAGCAAGGGCGCAGCTCCCGGCGAGCCCTGGCTCAGGGACCCGGCCCGGCCGTCCTAGTCCGGCCTCCTCTCCACCCCAGACGGGCTGAGCCCCCGGGCTCGGGCCAGCGCTCTCTTGGCTGCCCCGGGCGCCTCTCCCCTTCTGCCTGCCACTCCCCGGGCAAGGAGTGATCTC
Encoded here:
- the SCGB1C1 gene encoding secretoglobin family 1C member 1, yielding MKGPAAMLLLLLSLALCWSLALGDSSDNEFFLEFLQTLLAGSLEDLYEGPLAPYDINPATKAAMSELKSCIDNLAPMNKAELVKLLVSVLDSRGGDA